aaatggtattattggatttggtttggaacctaattgctaattgggtattaTTTGTTTGTTAGCGCGAAGATTCTAGTGGATCAACGATCAGAGATTTATTTGTGGGTTCAACTGTCGGTGTGAGTCTTCTCATTGTACAAttggtcaaaggcaccaatgttgacccatttgatttatgtattataggaagactaggaggtggctctTAGCAATCTGTATGCTAGACGAGATTCTGAACTCTGGTAGTTAACTGGTTAAGCagttgtagattgtatgctagttgtctttgtgatgctttcatggaagaccaagaggtggctcttggcacttatcTGTAAGACCTAGGGTTTTGGACCCCAACTTGGCAATAAAGACCATGATACGGcttgtggcataatggcaagactatggttggcacataacaccttttatcatatgtttgatatgtatggctcgTATGATATGTATGGAtcgtatgttatgtatggtatgtggtatttagggaactcactaaggtttgtgcttacagtttgtggtttattgtttccaGTGGCGAGTCTAGAATAAGAAACCATATGGTTCACTAATTTTTCTATAGAACTTCAAAGATTTTATAGGTAAGGTAGGTCCTAAATTTTTTTAAAGGTATGTCATTAAAAAATTTCAATATAAATTTTAGctaaattaaaataattaggTGGGTCATTGGAACCACCTTACTTACACATAGACTCGCCcctgattgtttcaggtacttcctgttcgaaagggaagggcccgacttgatcgcaacaCATACACCCGTGTTTTTCCGTAGTCTGTGATTTTAGGATTTTACTCTAATAATTGTTTTACTCTGAAATgcctttaaatgtttaaataaagataaatgaatatttgaatacatattaaaaatgaaaattttatcttatgatttctgggatgttacaaataatattatattcaaattagggttatctagggcATCCTTGTTGCACTATAAATAGGCCCTCACCCTTAAGGATTTTTGGCCACTGGAAACCCTAGAGGAATAACGGAAATTCCTAGCTCTCCCTCTCCCCTTTcccctctcatcctcttgcttgtttAGGTGTGATCTACTAGAGGTGTGACACTTGTGACACTTGCTCTCAAAGTTTGAAGAAGGCTAGGATTtttattgttattgctatataacaaccaaggtatgttttcttaacCTTATTttatagatttcgaaaatatacTAATACTATTAGGGTTTTTCGTTTGATGTtcaaaagttgtatgttcaattatagaaaacatagatcaagaaTTAGGGTTGCAGGAACACATAGAattttgtttgttatgctcaaaacccatcacttaggacatcattttgggcttggatctgagttttggatGTAAGAAGTTAATGTAATAAGCTCTAATGGATTTTTGGGACTGGgctgcgtacgttgggcgtaccttgtGGTATGCTGCACATACGCGGTCAGTGCCCCGCTTTTGGTCAACATCAGAGTACAATAGGCGTACTATCttggtacacagggcgtactctgCTAGGAAGAAATATTGACTTttggaccttgaccgttgactttgactttgaccagggttgaccaagtttgacttaaggacATTTAGGTCATTTGATTTATAGTTTGAGATTTGGTTCCTTTATATAGGTGACCAGTAAAGATAGTTTCAGAGCAGTGATCGGTGCAACTATTCTTTCAAACTATGAGGTGAGTCTCATCCATGTATCTATGGGTCAAagacaccaatgttggcccattatTCGGTTATGTAGAATGCTATTTgttgtgtgatatatatatatatatatatatatatatatatatatatatttgtgtttgtATGATCttgttgaaatataccccagggcggGGCCCAATACGACAtatcgggttgaaatataccctagggtggggcccattatggcatgttcgggttgaaatataccacAAGGTGGGGCCAAGTATCATACGATCGGGTTAAAATATACCCTTGGGCGGGGCCCATACTTGCTTattgggttggaatataccccaGGGTTAAACCCagttgtatgtttggtatgttgtattttgagaaactcactaaactttttgCTTATGGTTTAATATTTATGCTTTCAGATACTTTGGGTTTGAAAGGGAATGACTCGAcgtgactgcacaacatcccccTAGAGTTTTCTGCCTTGATGATTAATgatattactctgatgtttaaatgatATATTCATTTTGATCGATTATGGTACAACTCgtttgtatgattcattgttttaaaaatgaaaaaattaaccTTGGATTTTCTGGACGTTACACGATCCCAACGGGTGATGCCACGTTTTGGCGTCTAcaccgccacgtcgtggccaccaaaaatatcatatttcaaaattttaaatgcCAAAATCACCGGAGCAAATATACTTGGAACTTGGTGTTACAAATAAATATTGTTGTCAACACACATCCTCCCAAAAATCCTTTTGGCAAATTGGCTTCAAATCTTAGTGCTCTAGCGGTTTCAAGAAAATGCCTATTCTTTCTTTCCACAACTCTATATATTTTTTGTGGGGTAGGTGGACAAATAGTTTCAAGCAAAATCCCATGTTCATTGTAAAACTTTTGCATGTCATTTGAAATAAAATTTCCATCATTATTGGTACAAATTCTTTTGACAAATTTTCCAAATCGAGTTTTCATCATGCTGTTAAAATTTATCAAGCAATTGCTTGCTTCATGTTTGAATTTTAGAAGAAAAACCTTAAACAACTCTACTAAAATCATTAACTATGGTTAAAAATAATTTTCCCCCAAAAGAGATGGAACACGATACTTACCCCAAAAACCATAATGTAAAAGCTCAAAACAATCACCGGTTTTAATATTACTATTTAATAAGGGAAGTCTATTATGTTTTGCATCGGAACAAACACACATTTATCAAAAAAACTATTACTAAGAAAGTTATTAAGTTTGTCACCAAAAGTGTGCCCCAATCTTTTATGCCAAATATCCATAGTTGTTGTCATGACTTGCTTCTCCTTTCCAATCATCCTCATTTGGCATAGACCATTCCTACACTCACCGTAGCAATCAAGCTCCTTGTGTGAAGTTTCTGCATTACACACAAATCACGAAAAGAAAAGTTATGGTAGATTACAGATTCTTGCTCAGCCTACTAACGGATAAAAGATTGCAAGTGAATTTAGGAATGTGcaaaactttttttattttaattcctCCTGACAATGAACATTCTCTTTCCTTTCACGGGTATCCCAATTGGGAATAACAACCGgtgtttcaaaatgatttttagttttattttcaaaaatattaagCATCATCTATGATTAATAGATCCCAAGTCATTAATATATCAACAGTTAAAATTCGATCATCAACCAAATAATTACACTAATAAGTTTTAtcttttgatatataaaaaaattcaatGGATAATATGGATTACACATGTCATCGTTAATAAATGTCACATCATTAAAATTAACCAATTAATAAGCTGTTACAATAAATTTGAATAAAATCCATAAGTAAAAAGATACTATGTGTTTTTTCTTTcctgaaaaagaaaataatatacgagtttttttatttttttttccgaCAATCGATATACTTTTATGTGAAGCCTTCACGTAGTAGCAAATGAAACGTGAGGGGCTTTGTTAGACTTTCCTGAAATTAGAGGGGCTTtcttgaaatatatttatttccccTTTTAACGAGCACTGACCTGAAAAATCACAATCATGTTTGGCTTCGAATCCTTTGCTTAACTCACACAACACACAACAATAAGAAATCATCATCAACGATTCACCGATTCATCTAAACAGCAGTTGAATCAAGCAATCAGAATCAATCGACAGAGAAATGGCTCGAGCTGGAGGAATAACGAATGCAGTAAACGTAGGGATAGCAGTACAAGCTGATTGGGAGAATCGAGAATTCATTTCTCACATCTCCCTCAATGTTCGTCAACTCTTCGATTTCCTTGTTCAATTCGGTAAATCCTCACTTGATCTCGATGATTTCTGTTTTCATTGACTTAATTTGAGTTCGTAGTATACTCGTAATTGTGATCTATTAGACGAATTTCCATCGAACGATTGGGCTGCGGAGGTTCCTTGTTTCGTTTGGATTCGTGTTGTTGATATCTCCAAAATTTCACTTGCCAATTGAATGGAGAGATACACATGGAACATCCACTAAAATTTTGGTGCTTTTTTCTGTAAATTGTGTACATTCAATCTAATTGCTCTTGTGTATTAATGGAATACATTTTTCGCTTTCAGAGGCTACAACAAAGAGCAAATTGGCATCTCTGAATGAGAAACTTGACACACTAGAGCGTCGTCTAGAAATGCTTGAAGTACAAGTGGGTACTGCTACAGCCAATCCAAATTTATTCAAGACTTGATTTCCTCGACTATGGCATTGTAgagaaaaaaaaagcaaaagcaaAGGCCAACATCAGAATGTGAGGTGATTAAGCTTGTTCAAAAAATTCAGTATGATACGtatgaagtttgttttgccttattTTTCCATATATTTATTCATGTAGCTGATCTGTGCATTTTGTAATTGGAAGAGTTCCCTTCTCTTTGTTTTCATATCACTTTTTATCTCAATGAAGATTTGAATGCAGTTTGTTGTGCCTTCCTTATGCATCTCACTGATCCAAAAGAACAATTAGAAAGTTCACAAATCTTCCATGCTTTGCATCACATTAACTTCAGTCATGCTCATGCATATCTGATATATATCATTGATtgattttatcggtttattgaaGATTATAGAACAAATGAGTTTCTATGATATAATGGCTATGATAGTTGCATGTTATAACTGTATAAGAATCTCCATGCCTTATTTGCCTTCTAAAAGTTGTTAATCACTTATATGCCATTATGCCCCTATTTATTTGCAAAACCATTCATTTGTAGAGTATATCTGTATGAATACACATTTATGTCTCAAAAACATTTTGGGTAAAGAAGAAATATATAAACTTCTGAAATCTAATTCTTTATTATGGCTTGAGTTCTGTTGATGAGTTCTTGAGGTCACTTAAACTCTGGTAACTATTCCTTATTAAGCTATGTTgattttaaatcaatacttttaTTGCTTGCCATGAAAGTAGCAAAGGGTTCCTTGGGATAGAAGTGATAGTAAAAAAGggaataaataaatagatagatACCTAAATgcacataaaaataaaatatgtaacaAAGATTTATACTACTTGGCCAATATGGGAGAGGTGAATTACAATATTCATAGAACAACCCATGCTTCAACCTAAGACCTCACTTATGGATTCTCACAATTTGAAAAATATTGTATGCAAAGTGTTATTGGCTTCTTTTATTCATCTATTTTAGGTTCTTGTGGTGTTAGGTGCTTTTAACCTCAATGTATTCATCATACTTATTTATAGGGGTGTTGATCGGGTAATATTTTGGGTTTCGGGTAATTTGGTtttttcatgttaaaaaa
The genomic region above belongs to Lactuca sativa cultivar Salinas chromosome 4, Lsat_Salinas_v11, whole genome shotgun sequence and contains:
- the LOC111895991 gene encoding protein BRICK 1, yielding MARAGGITNAVNVGIAVQADWENREFISHISLNVRQLFDFLVQFEATTKSKLASLNEKLDTLERRLEMLEVQVGTATANPNLFKT